Proteins found in one Mycobacteriales bacterium genomic segment:
- a CDS encoding AAA family ATPase has product MLYGRLDRLRERASGWLRETLIGGVATPDQGMSERDSSAASWARRVSQLDAAENGLVFGRLDLEDGEARYIGRLGIVDDDGDYEPLLLDWRAPAARPFYVATAVRPEGVRRRRHIRTRLREVTRVDDEVLDLTDPAAATDTGPAGEAALLAALGAVRTGRMSDIVETIQAEQDHVIRAPHGGVLVVQGGAGTGKTAVALHRAAYLLYTYREQLEKRGVLVVGPNSTFLRYIGEVLPALGETAVVLAPVSGLFPGITADRPEAEDVAEVKGRAEMADVLTNAVQDRQHVPDGALVLHIDGEKIRIPAAAIRRARTAARRTRRPHNEARPVFVEQFVATVAAEYAADLGERSGAGRSLAGIAGELDLDLLVDQMGDNDAVLDALDELWPSLTPQRFLAELLLSADRLVAAGLSEVDAELIRRDPDSGWTAADVPLLDEAAELLGIDDRATRALESARRRQEIEQAQDVLDILAGSETQEADDLGDLENADRLSAGDLIDAARLAERHEELDDRELAERASDDRLWTYGHVVVDEAQELSAMAWRLLMRRCPSRSMTLVGDVAQTSDLAGASSWQQVLEPYVGRRFRLEELTVNYRNPAELMVVAAGVLAALDPPVTPPRSVRETGEYPWTAPYEPGTLPDHVKAEREVVGEGRVAVIVPAAKAAEVRESLQVAEDPDLTEPVVVLTVRQVKGLEFDSVLVVDPAGILAESPRGTNDLYVALTRSTRRLGVLPDGPLPDMLSALDEPVAAAS; this is encoded by the coding sequence ATGCTCTACGGCCGGCTGGACCGGCTGCGGGAGCGCGCCTCCGGCTGGCTGCGAGAGACGTTGATCGGCGGGGTGGCGACCCCGGACCAGGGCATGTCCGAACGGGACAGCAGCGCCGCGAGCTGGGCCCGGCGGGTCAGCCAGCTGGATGCGGCGGAGAACGGTCTGGTCTTCGGCCGGCTCGACCTGGAGGACGGCGAGGCCCGCTACATCGGGCGGCTGGGGATCGTCGACGACGACGGTGACTACGAGCCCCTGCTGCTGGACTGGCGGGCGCCGGCGGCCCGGCCGTTCTACGTGGCGACCGCGGTCCGGCCCGAGGGGGTCCGGCGCCGCCGGCACATCCGGACCCGGCTGCGGGAGGTGACCCGGGTCGACGACGAGGTGCTCGACCTCACCGACCCGGCCGCCGCGACCGACACCGGACCGGCCGGCGAGGCCGCGCTGCTCGCCGCGCTCGGGGCGGTCCGGACCGGCCGGATGTCCGACATCGTGGAGACGATCCAGGCCGAGCAGGACCACGTGATCCGGGCCCCGCACGGCGGCGTGCTGGTCGTGCAGGGCGGCGCCGGAACCGGGAAGACGGCGGTGGCGCTGCACCGGGCCGCGTACCTGCTCTACACGTACCGGGAGCAGCTGGAGAAGCGCGGCGTGCTCGTGGTCGGGCCGAACTCGACCTTCCTGCGTTACATCGGCGAGGTGCTGCCGGCGCTGGGGGAGACCGCGGTCGTGCTGGCCCCGGTGTCCGGGCTGTTCCCGGGGATCACCGCCGACCGGCCGGAGGCCGAGGACGTCGCGGAGGTCAAGGGGCGCGCGGAGATGGCCGACGTGCTCACGAACGCTGTGCAGGACCGCCAGCACGTGCCCGACGGCGCGCTGGTGCTGCACATCGACGGGGAGAAGATCCGCATCCCGGCGGCGGCGATCCGGCGGGCCCGGACCGCGGCCCGGCGTACCCGCCGCCCGCACAACGAGGCCCGGCCGGTGTTCGTGGAGCAGTTCGTCGCCACCGTCGCGGCCGAGTACGCGGCCGATCTCGGCGAGCGTTCCGGGGCCGGCCGCTCGCTGGCCGGGATCGCCGGCGAGCTCGACCTGGACCTGCTGGTCGACCAGATGGGCGACAACGACGCGGTCCTGGACGCGCTGGACGAGCTCTGGCCGAGCCTGACCCCGCAGCGGTTCCTGGCCGAGCTGCTGCTGTCCGCCGACCGCCTCGTCGCGGCCGGACTGTCCGAAGTGGACGCCGAGCTGATCCGGCGGGACCCGGACAGCGGCTGGACCGCGGCCGACGTGCCGCTGCTGGACGAGGCGGCCGAGCTGCTCGGCATCGACGACCGGGCCACCCGGGCGCTGGAGTCGGCCCGGCGGCGGCAGGAGATCGAGCAGGCCCAGGACGTGCTGGACATCCTGGCCGGTTCCGAGACGCAGGAGGCCGACGACCTCGGCGACCTGGAGAACGCCGACCGCCTGTCCGCGGGCGACCTCATCGACGCGGCCCGGCTGGCCGAGCGGCACGAGGAGCTCGACGACCGGGAGCTGGCCGAGCGGGCCTCCGACGACCGGCTCTGGACGTACGGGCACGTGGTGGTCGACGAGGCCCAGGAGCTGTCCGCGATGGCCTGGCGGCTGCTCATGCGGCGCTGCCCGAGCCGGTCGATGACGCTGGTCGGTGACGTCGCCCAGACCAGCGACCTGGCCGGGGCCAGCTCCTGGCAGCAGGTCCTGGAGCCGTACGTGGGGAGGCGGTTCCGGCTGGAGGAGCTGACGGTGAACTACCGCAACCCGGCCGAGCTGATGGTGGTCGCGGCCGGCGTGCTGGCGGCGCTGGACCCGCCGGTGACGCCGCCGCGCTCGGTCCGGGAGACCGGCGAGTACCCGTGGACGGCCCCGTACGAGCCGGGCACCCTGCCCGACCACGTGAAGGCCGAGCGGGAGGTCGTCGGCGAGGGCCGGGTCGCGGTGATCGTGCCGGCGGCGAAGGCGGCCGAGGTCCGGGAGTCGCTGCAGGTGGCCGAGGACCCGGACCTGACCGAGCCGGTCGTCGTGCTCACCGTGCGGCAGGTGAAGGGGCTGGAGTTCGACTCGGTGCTGGTGGTCGACCCGGCCGGGATCCTGGCCGAGTCGCCGCGCGGGACCAACGACCTCTACGTCGCGCTGACCCGCTCGACCCGCCGGCTCGGGGTGCTCCCGGACGGGCCGCTGCCGGACATGCTGTCCGCCCTGGACGAGCCGGTCGCGGCGGCGAGCTGA
- the idi gene encoding isopentenyl-diphosphate Delta-isomerase has product MTATVTDQELVVLLDEQRRPIGTAPKAEVHTTHTPLHLAFSSYAFDPSGTKLLVTRRALAKKTWPGVWTNTCCGHPAPGEDLADAMVRRVGQELGLTPRDVELSLPDFAYTATMADGTMENEFCPVFRVVVDGDPTPDPAEVAEWKWVDWADLVVAARHAPWLISPWAAHQIPLLG; this is encoded by the coding sequence ATGACGGCCACCGTGACCGACCAGGAGCTGGTCGTGCTGCTGGACGAGCAGCGGCGGCCGATCGGCACCGCGCCGAAGGCCGAGGTGCACACGACACACACCCCGCTGCACCTGGCCTTCTCGTCGTACGCGTTCGATCCGTCCGGGACGAAGCTGCTGGTCACCCGGCGGGCGCTGGCCAAGAAGACCTGGCCCGGGGTATGGACGAACACCTGCTGCGGGCACCCGGCGCCGGGCGAGGACCTGGCCGACGCGATGGTTCGCCGGGTCGGCCAGGAGCTCGGGCTGACCCCACGGGACGTGGAGCTGTCGCTGCCGGACTTCGCGTACACGGCCACGATGGCCGACGGGACGATGGAGAACGAGTTCTGCCCGGTCTTCCGGGTCGTCGTGGACGGCGACCCGACCCCGGACCCGGCCGAGGTGGCCGAGTGGAAGTGGGTCGACTGGGCCGATCTGGTCGTCGCGGCCCGACACGCTCCGTGGTTGATCAGCCCGTGGGCGGCGCACCAGATCCCGCTGCTCGGCTAG
- a CDS encoding GNAT family N-acetyltransferase, producing MAALLEDSAPPIYRSRFHALHGPGRDEPSRWRTEVAVGPDGDIRGAVTAAHHSVHRGQYVLAVTVVPAHRRRGLGRTLVAEGLRMRIAPLPMAVSFLERDAAAAGLVRSVGGQVVQTAPNFVLDPVAMLDWATAQPVPPGAVVGDLTGAPATELAEACRDRYLWQHEGWCPPPVSVPAVTAHAEATVARTRRELSSGAWIRGRLAAVASVIEEPDGDLLLVSETSRPDEPEGIALVAAVVAAALGRLAAADVREIALDGHVTDRHLDPVTHTFPPGLRTDPLQVAHLS from the coding sequence GTGGCCGCGTTGCTGGAGGACTCGGCCCCGCCTATCTACCGATCAAGATTTCACGCGCTGCACGGTCCTGGCCGGGACGAGCCCTCGCGTTGGCGCACCGAGGTCGCCGTCGGCCCGGATGGAGACATCCGCGGGGCTGTGACCGCGGCTCACCACTCTGTCCACAGAGGACAGTACGTCCTAGCCGTCACTGTTGTGCCCGCCCATCGCCGTCGGGGCCTCGGTCGCACGCTGGTCGCCGAAGGACTGCGGATGCGGATCGCACCGCTGCCGATGGCCGTGTCGTTCCTCGAGCGGGACGCGGCGGCCGCGGGGCTGGTCCGATCGGTCGGCGGACAGGTCGTCCAGACCGCACCAAATTTCGTGCTCGACCCGGTGGCGATGCTGGACTGGGCCACGGCGCAGCCGGTGCCGCCGGGCGCCGTTGTCGGCGACCTGACCGGCGCGCCGGCCACGGAGCTGGCCGAGGCCTGCCGGGACCGCTATCTGTGGCAGCACGAGGGCTGGTGTCCCCCGCCGGTATCCGTCCCCGCGGTGACCGCACACGCCGAGGCGACCGTAGCCCGCACCCGGCGAGAGTTGTCCTCAGGAGCATGGATCCGCGGCCGGCTGGCCGCGGTGGCCAGCGTCATCGAAGAGCCGGACGGCGACCTGCTGCTCGTCAGCGAGACAAGCCGTCCGGACGAGCCGGAAGGCATCGCCCTGGTTGCCGCCGTCGTCGCCGCAGCCCTCGGCCGACTTGCCGCCGCCGACGTCCGGGAGATCGCTCTCGACGGGCACGTCACTGACCGCCACCTCGATCCGGTGACCCACACCTTCCCGCCCGGGCTCCGCACCGACCCCCTCCAGGTCGCCCACCTCTCTTAG
- a CDS encoding helix-turn-helix transcriptional regulator, with protein MDGRRSALGGRLRRLRTAAGLQPVELATAAGLDPGHYRQVENGDLTGLTYLDLLALADALGVPPARVLAD; from the coding sequence GTGGACGGTAGACGCTCGGCCCTCGGCGGACGGCTCCGACGGCTGCGGACCGCGGCCGGCCTGCAGCCGGTCGAGCTCGCCACCGCCGCCGGCCTCGACCCGGGCCACTACCGGCAGGTCGAGAACGGCGACCTGACCGGACTGACCTACCTGGACCTGCTGGCCCTGGCCGACGCCCTCGGCGTCCCCCCGGCCCGGGTCCTGGCCGACTGA
- a CDS encoding MFS transporter codes for MGRLWRRRDFALFWAGQSIGDLGTAVSTVVLPLIAVTTLDASAFAVGALGAAAWLPWLLIGLPAGAWVDRLPYRPVMVSCDLARLVLVGSVPVAAAAGGLGLTQLYVVAFGSGVATVFFQVAYQAYLPTLVGRDDLVEGNAKLQGSQSVAAVSGPGLGGLLSQIMRAPYALAVDAASYLVSAVTLLAIRTREAPRESAEREPLRQEVAEGARHVLADPLLRVLTIAPAAGNPFFAGVMTLSVLFLVRTVGVQPGIVGLLLAAGSLGGIAGAMLARRIAAALGTARTVWLSIALTAPAALLIPLTEDGARLACFVTGIFVLEVGVLVYNVTVVAWRQAYVPPELIGRVVATMRFLLYGTIPIGGLLGGALAGWIGVREAMWVLVFGNLVMPVLLIASPLRRLRDMPETPAPATVAK; via the coding sequence ATGGGCCGGCTGTGGAGAAGGCGCGACTTTGCGTTGTTCTGGGCCGGCCAGAGCATCGGCGATCTCGGGACTGCGGTCAGCACGGTGGTGTTGCCGCTAATCGCGGTGACCACCTTGGACGCCAGTGCCTTCGCGGTAGGGGCACTCGGGGCCGCGGCGTGGTTGCCGTGGTTGCTGATCGGGTTGCCCGCCGGCGCCTGGGTGGACCGGTTACCGTACCGGCCGGTGATGGTCAGCTGCGACCTCGCCAGGTTGGTGTTGGTCGGCAGCGTCCCGGTCGCCGCTGCGGCCGGCGGCCTCGGCCTGACCCAGTTGTACGTCGTCGCCTTCGGCTCCGGCGTCGCTACCGTCTTCTTCCAGGTTGCGTACCAGGCGTACCTGCCGACGCTGGTCGGCCGCGATGACCTGGTCGAGGGCAACGCGAAGCTGCAGGGTTCCCAGTCGGTCGCGGCCGTGAGCGGTCCGGGACTCGGGGGCCTGCTCAGCCAGATCATGCGCGCGCCGTACGCGCTGGCCGTCGACGCCGCCAGCTACCTGGTCTCCGCGGTCACCCTGCTGGCGATCCGGACCCGTGAGGCGCCGCGAGAATCGGCCGAACGGGAGCCGCTGCGCCAGGAGGTCGCCGAGGGCGCCCGCCATGTCCTGGCCGACCCGCTGCTGCGGGTCCTCACCATCGCGCCGGCCGCCGGCAACCCGTTCTTCGCCGGCGTCATGACGCTGTCCGTCCTCTTCCTCGTCCGCACCGTCGGAGTGCAGCCGGGGATTGTCGGTCTGCTGCTGGCCGCCGGCAGTCTCGGCGGCATCGCCGGGGCAATGCTGGCCCGCCGCATCGCAGCCGCCCTCGGGACCGCTCGCACGGTGTGGCTGTCGATCGCGCTGACCGCCCCGGCGGCCCTGCTCATCCCGCTGACCGAGGACGGCGCCCGGCTGGCCTGCTTCGTCACCGGCATCTTCGTGCTGGAAGTGGGCGTGCTGGTCTACAACGTCACCGTCGTCGCCTGGCGACAGGCGTACGTACCACCCGAGCTGATCGGGCGGGTCGTCGCGACCATGCGTTTCCTCCTCTACGGCACGATCCCGATCGGCGGCCTGCTCGGCGGCGCCCTCGCCGGCTGGATCGGCGTACGAGAGGCGATGTGGGTGTTGGTATTCGGCAACCTGGTGATGCCAGTGCTCCTGATCGCCTCTCCCCTGCGCCGGCTGCGCGACATGCCGGAGACACCAGCTCCCGCAACTGTCGCGAAATAG
- a CDS encoding crotonase/enoyl-CoA hydratase family protein, whose amino-acid sequence MAVRVEGAGPVRTVVLDRPEVRNAVDRATADALVAAFEQLDADESVAAAVLWGAGGTFCAGADLAALATGTANRLEPDGPGPMGPTRMRTRIPVIAAVSGYAVAGGLELALWCDLRVVEQDATFGVFCRRWGVPLIDGGTVRLPRLVGQGRALDMILTGRAVDAAQALSWGLADRVVPAGTARAAAEGLAAELAALPPTCLRNDRASVYDTAGLPLEDALAVEFRHGLRTLASAEAAAGAARFAAGAGRHGSG is encoded by the coding sequence ATGGCCGTCCGGGTGGAAGGCGCGGGTCCGGTCCGGACCGTCGTGCTGGACCGGCCCGAGGTCCGCAACGCGGTCGACCGCGCCACCGCCGACGCGCTGGTCGCCGCGTTCGAGCAGCTCGACGCCGACGAGTCGGTCGCGGCGGCGGTGCTCTGGGGGGCGGGCGGCACGTTCTGCGCCGGAGCCGACCTGGCCGCGCTGGCGACCGGGACGGCCAACCGGCTCGAGCCCGACGGTCCCGGCCCGATGGGCCCGACCCGGATGCGGACTCGGATCCCGGTGATCGCCGCGGTCAGCGGGTACGCGGTGGCCGGCGGGCTGGAGCTCGCGCTCTGGTGCGACCTGCGGGTGGTCGAGCAGGACGCCACGTTCGGCGTCTTCTGCCGGCGCTGGGGCGTCCCGCTGATCGACGGCGGGACCGTACGGCTGCCGCGGCTGGTCGGGCAGGGCCGGGCCCTGGACATGATCCTCACCGGCCGGGCGGTGGACGCGGCGCAGGCGCTGTCGTGGGGGCTGGCCGATCGGGTCGTCCCGGCCGGCACCGCCCGGGCGGCGGCCGAGGGGCTCGCGGCCGAGCTGGCCGCGCTGCCGCCGACCTGCCTGCGCAACGACCGGGCCTCGGTGTACGACACCGCCGGGCTGCCGCTGGAGGACGCGCTGGCGGTCGAGTTCCGGCACGGGCTGCGCACGCTGGCGAGCGCGGAGGCAGCCGCCGGCGCCGCGCGCTTCGCCGCCGGCGCGGGCCGTCACGGCTCCGGCTGA
- a CDS encoding helix-turn-helix transcriptional regulator, producing the protein MSAASSDTGRRVASLRRQAGLSQVELARRLHRSVSWVQKVEQGARALSDIRLIEELAAVLGVSRRELLGEDIADVGTAMPAEEMQRQAFLQGLGALTLTGEDFSSRDLPYRTDAPLLAALVEGTETLERLYGHITPAALQGLVLGQLEALTALLRGSPGKYRRDVLSLTGETAVLAGWVALDRGKNDRSLFYFDSALRAAADAGDAALSAYAMGSATTVPTFREKSPRSVINALGNGARGVLAANASPSTAAWIATLEASAYATVGERDNALHALARAEDVFRDDEDPAGGRPRVMFFDRGRLAGEQGIIRLELQNTRLDVAGRYLQTALIEIDPRAKIRARFLTALASIHADNGDVEGACRYAADAFRVGLETETVRSLDQVRELRHTKLTRWESHPAVQELDEHLNTLN; encoded by the coding sequence ATGTCTGCCGCGTCGAGTGACACGGGACGCCGAGTGGCGAGCCTTCGGAGACAGGCCGGACTCTCCCAGGTCGAATTGGCGCGGCGGCTGCACCGGTCGGTCTCGTGGGTACAGAAAGTGGAACAGGGAGCCCGCGCGCTGTCGGATATCCGGCTCATCGAAGAACTGGCCGCTGTGCTCGGAGTATCCCGCCGGGAACTGCTCGGCGAGGACATCGCTGATGTCGGCACCGCGATGCCGGCTGAGGAGATGCAGCGCCAGGCGTTCCTCCAGGGCCTGGGTGCGCTCACCCTCACCGGGGAGGATTTCTCCAGCAGGGACCTGCCCTACCGGACGGACGCGCCGTTGCTCGCCGCGCTCGTCGAAGGTACGGAGACGCTGGAGCGGCTCTACGGGCACATTACGCCGGCTGCGCTGCAGGGTCTGGTGCTCGGTCAGTTGGAAGCCCTGACGGCTCTCCTGCGCGGGTCGCCGGGCAAGTACCGACGCGACGTGCTGAGCCTGACGGGGGAGACAGCCGTGCTCGCCGGATGGGTGGCGCTGGATCGGGGAAAGAACGACCGGTCGTTGTTCTACTTCGATTCGGCGCTACGTGCGGCGGCCGATGCGGGCGACGCTGCGCTCAGTGCGTACGCCATGGGTAGCGCCACGACCGTTCCGACGTTCCGGGAGAAGAGCCCGCGCTCGGTCATCAACGCTCTGGGAAACGGCGCCCGAGGCGTTCTCGCCGCAAACGCCAGCCCCTCGACGGCGGCGTGGATCGCGACGCTGGAAGCGTCTGCCTACGCCACGGTCGGGGAACGGGACAACGCGCTCCATGCGCTGGCCAGGGCGGAGGACGTCTTCCGGGATGACGAAGACCCGGCCGGGGGGCGGCCGCGGGTGATGTTCTTCGACCGCGGCCGACTGGCCGGGGAGCAGGGAATCATCCGGCTGGAACTGCAGAACACCCGGCTCGACGTGGCTGGTCGCTATCTGCAGACGGCGCTGATCGAGATCGATCCGCGGGCCAAGATCCGGGCCCGTTTCCTGACCGCGCTCGCCTCGATCCATGCCGACAACGGCGATGTCGAGGGAGCGTGCCGATACGCGGCCGACGCGTTCCGGGTGGGTCTGGAGACCGAGACGGTCCGATCTTTGGACCAAGTTCGCGAACTCCGCCACACCAAGCTCACCAGATGGGAATCCCACCCGGCCGTCCAGGAACTGGACGAGCACCTCAACACCCTCAACTAG
- a CDS encoding ABC transporter substrate-binding protein, which produces MVQTSWWPESTHGGIYELLGDKATVDTNKKIVRGPLVSGGVDTGVQLEIRPGGPARGQQPVADLMKADPSITFGQQATEEQVLGWAQGIPTVGVIAPFYVDPVVFIWDRKLHPDWNTIQDVGQTNTTVYTFHSANADYLLGSGILRASQVNYSYDGSPALFMAKPDSVVGGFATNEPFIYRSLGRDVDYAYVADTGYPDYRNVWTIHADQQQKLAPCLRKLVPMMQQAMIDFVSKPARTLARIVQLNTQYKASFPYPQPQAEYGVQTMKQDGLVSDPKSGGFGAFDASRNSRMIDILRPIYAAQHQSVPGDLTADSIATNAYIDPSIRMGS; this is translated from the coding sequence GTGGTGCAGACGTCGTGGTGGCCGGAGTCCACCCACGGCGGCATCTACGAGCTGCTCGGCGACAAGGCCACGGTCGACACCAACAAGAAGATCGTCCGTGGCCCGCTGGTCAGCGGTGGCGTGGACACCGGCGTCCAGCTGGAGATCCGGCCGGGCGGCCCGGCCCGGGGCCAGCAGCCGGTGGCGGACCTGATGAAGGCCGACCCGAGCATCACCTTCGGCCAGCAGGCGACCGAGGAGCAGGTGCTCGGCTGGGCCCAGGGCATCCCGACGGTCGGCGTGATCGCGCCGTTCTACGTCGACCCGGTGGTGTTCATCTGGGACCGGAAGCTGCATCCGGACTGGAACACCATCCAGGACGTGGGCCAGACCAACACGACCGTGTACACGTTCCACAGCGCCAACGCCGACTACCTGCTCGGCTCCGGCATCCTGCGGGCGAGCCAGGTCAACTACTCCTACGACGGCTCGCCCGCGCTGTTCATGGCCAAGCCGGACTCCGTGGTGGGCGGCTTCGCCACGAACGAACCGTTCATCTACCGCAGCCTGGGCCGCGACGTCGACTACGCGTACGTCGCCGACACCGGCTACCCGGACTACCGCAACGTGTGGACGATCCACGCCGACCAGCAGCAGAAGCTCGCGCCCTGCCTGCGCAAGCTCGTCCCGATGATGCAGCAGGCCATGATCGACTTCGTCTCGAAGCCGGCCCGGACGCTGGCCCGGATCGTGCAGCTCAACACGCAGTACAAGGCGAGCTTCCCGTACCCGCAGCCGCAGGCGGAGTACGGCGTGCAGACCATGAAGCAGGACGGGCTGGTCTCCGATCCCAAATCGGGTGGGTTCGGTGCTTTTGACGCCAGCCGGAACAGTCGCATGATCGACATACTTCGTCCGATCTATGCCGCACAGCACCAATCCGTACCCGGTGACCTGACTGCGGACTCGATCGCGACGAACGCGTACATCGATCCCTCTATCCGAATGGGGAGCTGA
- a CDS encoding class I SAM-dependent methyltransferase, with translation MTQTVPYFDTFPGLFDRFTRIWDGISTDFDNWILDALPAMSGAGVDLGCGAGRHSVLLADRVEKVLGVDVSERMLDVARAERDRPNVSYQHRGVLDVSATEGPFDVVLSVHTLHHVGPPAVVLPHVRSLVAPGGTVVIADIVDPGGWPTEEFHQERAWTDARLVHQLTGDADAAADVLRLLLHPRWLELTRSDTPLSRERFHQAYGAVFPGAVFNDYMGPVMCGLTWTAPA, from the coding sequence GTGACGCAGACCGTCCCGTACTTCGACACCTTCCCGGGTCTGTTCGACCGATTCACCAGGATCTGGGACGGCATCAGCACGGACTTCGACAACTGGATCCTGGACGCGCTGCCGGCGATGTCCGGCGCCGGCGTGGACCTCGGCTGCGGGGCCGGGCGGCACAGCGTGCTGCTCGCCGACCGGGTCGAGAAGGTCCTCGGCGTCGACGTCTCCGAGCGCATGCTCGACGTCGCCCGGGCCGAGCGCGACCGGCCGAACGTGAGCTACCAGCACCGCGGGGTGCTGGACGTGTCGGCCACCGAGGGCCCGTTCGACGTGGTGCTCTCGGTCCACACGCTGCACCACGTGGGCCCGCCCGCGGTCGTGCTGCCGCACGTGCGGTCGCTGGTCGCCCCGGGCGGGACGGTGGTCATCGCGGACATCGTCGACCCCGGCGGCTGGCCGACCGAGGAGTTCCACCAGGAACGGGCCTGGACCGACGCCCGGCTCGTGCACCAGCTGACCGGTGACGCCGACGCGGCTGCCGACGTGCTGCGGCTGCTGCTGCACCCGCGCTGGCTGGAGCTGACCCGCTCGGACACCCCGCTGAGCCGCGAGCGGTTCCACCAGGCGTACGGCGCGGTCTTCCCGGGGGCGGTGTTCAACGACTACATGGGCCCGGTCATGTGCGGGCTGACCTGGACGGCTCCGGCCTGA
- a CDS encoding FAD-binding protein — MTGLRAATNWGGNLTYGARRVLRPRSIDELRGLVAGSDRIKALGTMHSFSQVADTTGDLVSLTDLPPRLEIDQDTVTVSAGLRFGDVVGPLNTAGRALHNLGSLPHISVAGACATGTHGSGDGNPCLAAAVTSFELVTAAGDLVTVDEPGAAVALGRLGVVTALTLRTVPAYDIQQVVYENLPLDAIDDLDGVFGAAYSVSLFTRFRGPEFEMAWLKRRVDPGAPWTPPETWLGATRAQGQRHPVPGEPGDHTTLQDGLPAPWHTRLPHFRLESTPSKGDEIQSEFLVPREYGAAAVRAVQALRERLAPLLLVAEIRTVRGDDLWASMARGRDSVALHFTWVRDQPAVEAAVAEVEAAIAPFDPRPHWGKVFTMTPERVPELRTLADRLDPGGVFANEFADRYL, encoded by the coding sequence ATGACCGGACTGCGAGCCGCGACCAACTGGGGCGGCAACCTCACGTACGGGGCCCGCCGGGTGCTGCGGCCCCGGTCGATCGACGAGCTGCGCGGCCTGGTCGCCGGCTCCGACCGGATCAAGGCGCTGGGCACGATGCACTCGTTCAGCCAGGTCGCCGACACCACCGGTGACCTGGTCAGCCTGACCGACCTGCCGCCGCGGCTGGAGATCGACCAGGACACCGTGACGGTGTCGGCCGGCCTGCGGTTCGGGGACGTGGTCGGCCCGCTGAACACGGCCGGGCGGGCCCTGCACAACCTCGGCTCGCTGCCGCACATCTCGGTCGCGGGCGCCTGCGCCACCGGCACCCACGGCTCCGGCGACGGCAACCCCTGCCTGGCCGCGGCGGTCACCTCGTTCGAGCTGGTGACCGCGGCCGGCGACCTGGTCACGGTCGACGAGCCCGGGGCCGCGGTCGCGCTCGGCCGGCTCGGGGTGGTGACCGCCCTGACGCTGCGGACCGTGCCGGCGTACGACATCCAGCAGGTCGTGTACGAGAACCTTCCGCTGGACGCGATCGACGACCTGGACGGCGTCTTCGGTGCCGCCTACAGCGTCAGCCTGTTCACCCGCTTCCGCGGGCCGGAGTTCGAGATGGCCTGGCTCAAGCGGCGGGTCGACCCGGGCGCGCCCTGGACGCCGCCGGAGACCTGGCTCGGCGCGACCCGGGCGCAGGGACAGCGGCACCCGGTGCCGGGCGAGCCCGGCGACCACACCACCCTGCAGGACGGGCTGCCCGCGCCCTGGCACACCCGGCTGCCGCACTTCCGGCTGGAGTCGACGCCGAGCAAGGGCGACGAGATCCAGTCCGAGTTCCTCGTGCCGCGCGAGTACGGCGCCGCCGCGGTCCGGGCGGTGCAGGCGCTCCGCGAGCGGTTGGCACCGCTCCTGCTGGTGGCAGAGATCAGAACGGTGCGTGGGGACGACCTCTGGGCGAGCATGGCCCGCGGCCGGGACAGCGTGGCGCTGCACTTCACCTGGGTCCGGGACCAGCCCGCGGTCGAGGCCGCGGTGGCCGAGGTGGAGGCCGCGATCGCGCCGTTCGACCCGCGGCCGCACTGGGGCAAGGTCTTCACGATGACGCCGGAACGGGTCCCGGAGCTGCGTACGCTCGCGGACCGGCTGGACCCCGGCGGCGTCTTCGCGAACGAGTTCGCCGACAGATATCTCTGA
- a CDS encoding helix-turn-helix transcriptional regulator, whose protein sequence is MERSRQRADADARLRDFGRWLRLLRQSRQLSQEQLGDRAGIDRAVIGRIERGEVNVGIAYLWQLADALEVRVQDLLPAEDHPLLRPER, encoded by the coding sequence ATGGAGCGGTCCCGGCAGCGTGCGGACGCCGACGCGCGGCTGCGCGACTTCGGCCGGTGGTTGCGTCTCCTGAGACAGTCCCGGCAGCTCAGCCAGGAACAACTGGGTGATCGGGCCGGCATCGACCGGGCCGTCATCGGCCGCATCGAGCGCGGCGAGGTCAACGTCGGAATTGCCTACCTCTGGCAGCTCGCCGACGCCCTGGAGGTACGGGTCCAGGACCTCCTACCGGCCGAGGACCACCCCTTGCTGCGCCCCGAGCGCTAG